CGCCTCTTTCACCAACTCAGTAAACGGCTTCGACCCGCCAAGTTTACAAAGGTGCAAATAATCCTTCCATGCAGCGTCGCGATCCTCAAACGATCGCTTCCAAAACTGGAACGCGCAAATTTGTGCCAACGTATAGTCGATATAGTAAAATGGAACCTCATAAATATGCGATTGGCGTTGCCAAACAGAACCTGTTTCCAAATAAGGGTTGCCATCGTAGTCACGCATCGGCAAATAGGTTTTTTCAATTCGCTTCCATTCCGCCTTACGTTCTTCTGGCGTCATTTCCGGTTTTTCGTAAATGGCATGCTGGAATTCATCTACCGCCACGCCATATGGTAAAAATAACAGTCCGCTGCTTAAATGGGCAAACTTATATTTTTCCGTATCTTCTTCAAAGAACAGTTCCATCCATGGCCAAGTGAAGAACTCCATGCTCATCGAATGGATCTCGGCTCCTTCATGTGTCGGCCAGACGTATTCAGGAATACCGATGTTACGGCTGCAGTACACTTGAAAAGCATGCCCTGCTTCGTGAGTCAGCACATCGATATCACCGGATGTACCATTAAAGTTTGAAAAGATGAAAGGCGAGTCATAGTCATCGATGAACGTACAATAGCCTCCCGCCTCTTTCCCTTTCTTCGCTTCCAAATCGAGAAGATGCTTTTCTGTCATATACTTGAAGAACTCATCCGTTTCGGGAGAAAGCTCTGCATACATCCTCTTCCCGTTTTCGATGATCCACTCTGGTGATCCTTTCGGAGTCGCATTGCCACTCAGGAAATTAAGGGACTGATCGTAGAACTTCAATTTCTCAACACCGATTCGTTCAGCTTGGCGCTCGTATAACTTCGTCGCAAGCGGTACTATATAGTCCCGCACTTGATCACGGAAGTTTTCCACCATAGCTGCGTCGTAGCCGATTCGGTTCATCCTCGCATAGCCAAGTTCCACAAAGTTTTTGAACCCTAATTTCGTTGCAATTTCATGTCTCACCTTCACAAGGTCATCGTAGATACGGTCGAAAGTGTCGCCGTTTTCAGCATAGAATGAATAGGAAGCTTCCATAGCGGACTTTCTGACGCCTCTATCAGTGGACTCAGCATACGGTCCAAGCTGGGCAAGGGTCAATGTCTTTCCGTCAAACTCGATTTGAGCGGAAGCGACAAGCTTTGCATATTCGGAAGTGAGTTTATTCTCTTGTTGGAGGAGCGGAAGAACTTCCGGCGAAAAGGATTTGATTGCATTATCGGCTAAAGCGAACAGCTGGGTGCCCCATTTCTCTTCCAGCTCCTTCCGAAATGGCGTCTTTACAAGTTCTTTGTAGAATGCGGTTCCGAGTTCTTGGAATTCGGGCCCGATTTCATCGAAATACTCTCGTTCTGTCTGATAGAAATCATCATTCGTATCGATGGATGAACGGATGTACATCAAGTTGGATTGTGTAGAATAATTGCTACCAATTGCATTTAACTTTTCAATGACAACATTCTGATCCTCAAACGAACCCGCGGAGCGGAATTGTTCAAGCAAGCTATTGAATTCTTGTTTAATGCTTTCCATTTCAGGTCTTTTGTACTGGAATTCTTCAAACGTAAGCATTTTCATTCCCCCGTAACGTGTTAGTGTGAATACAATTCACTATCTTCATTGTTAACTAATCATTAAGAAAATGCAAAAGAAAGTTTATGCACTGAAGTAGATGTTTCAATAGAAGAGAATACGTGACCATTTCATGCAGTATGCTGTAAGATGAGAGTGAAAACAATATGTGAGGATGAGACTAAGTGGAAATTATTGAATATAGCATGATCGAACTCATTGATCCGACTGGCATTTTAACAGGAAGCAGATACGAATTTCGTATATACGTTCAATTTGATGAAGAAGATGAGCTTTATGATGACAAAGGTACAGGCATTCGGGTCATCTACGCAGTAGATGGAGGAGAAAGAAAGGTGGCATCGTATCATCTTTTTGAACGGGCAACCGACAAAGTCATCGAGTTCGATCTTGAGGATGACGAAATTGCTCAACTAGCCGCTTTCTGTGAGGAACATTTGGAGGAAGAGTAAGCGAGCAGCCAATTGTTTGAGTGTTTACGGTCAGTAAATATAATGGTAAAAAAATCTACTTCACAAGTCAAATTATGTGTTTTTTATTGAAAAATAATAGATAATGTGTAGAGTAGATGTGTAGGGTATACTGATTAAACGGATTTTTCTTATATCCATCCAAATTAAAAGAACATTGGAGTGTTTATAGATGAGTAATGAGATTGTTGATATTACAATCATAGGTGGGGGACCAACAGGACTTTTTGCATCGTTCTATGCAGGTATGCGTGAAATGTCGGTGAAAATTATCGATAGCTTGCCACAACTTGGCGGGCAATTAATTGAGCTATATCCGGATAAATATATTTACGATGTAGGCGGCTTTCCGAAAATCCTAGCGAAGGATCTCGTCGCAAATCTTGTTACACAAGCTCATTATTCTAAGCCTGAAATACATCTAGGCGAAACTGCAATTTCTGCTACACGTGAAGGGGATCACTTCATCCTTCAAACGGACAAAGGCGCCCATTTGACTCGCACGATCCTTTTAACTGCAGGAATTGGTGCATTCCAGCCGCGTAAAATCGGCTTGGCAGAAGAGGCCGCATTCGAAGGTAAGACATTGCATTATGGAATTAAAGACCTATCGCTCTTCAAAGGGAAAGACGTGCTCGTATGCGGCGGAGGGGATTCGGCAGTGGATTGGGCTTTAATGCTCGAAGACATTGCATCGAACGTATCACTTGTACACAGACGTGAACGGTTCACTGCGCATGAAACAAGCGTGAACCAATTAATGTCTTCCAAAGTGAATGTGCTCACGTCCCGTTCCATCAAGTCGATCGTTGGAGAAGAAGGTATCGTCAAGGAAGTCGTCATTGCACAAAAGGACGGTTCAGAAGAAGCGTTGCATGTGGATCACGTCATCGTCAACTATGGTAATATTTCATCCCTCGGTGCGATCAAAGAGTGGGGACTTGAAATGGACCGTAACTCGATCGTTGTCAATTCTAGAATGGAAACGAATATAGAAGGTATCTATGCAGCAGGGGACGTCACGACTTATGATGGGAAAGTGAAGCTTATTGCTGTTGGATTAGGGGAAGCTCCGACTGCGGTGAACCATGCAAAAGCATTCATTGACCCGAAAGCAAGACTGCAACCATTGCACAGTACAAGTGTCTTCAACTAAAAAAACCGGCTAATGCCGGTTTTTTCATTACAAGAAAAATGTGATTGCGAATATGACGAGCAATGGACCAATTATGATTAAATAGCCGATAGGATTGCCAAAGTTCAACGTCCAACCGACCCCGAACCTCTTTTCAACAAAGATGGAAGGGTCGTTTTTATTTACATAAAATACGCCTGCTTTCCAATAGGCGTCATCATCGGAATCCGTAACACCGGGGATCGGATCCTCGTCAATTTCAAGCTGAATCCGGGAGCCCCCTTGACCGACTTTGAATGCGTATACGGCGGTTGCCACCAATATGATGAAAAGAAATCCTAAAGGCATCGCCATCATGAGAATCGGCCCGCCTATGTTTCCGTGGATCGACGTCAGCTGAAAGAAGCCGAAGAGGACTGTCAATGAAACTGATGTTAAAAAGAGCAGCCAACTTGTGTATTTCCTGAACGACAATTGTTGAATGCGCGATGTAGTCCTTTTAGCTGCATTCAGTTTCACACCAGACTTCTTTGTGGAAGCATTGATCGCAAGCATCATCCCTTGCATGATGAGAAGGGTGAGCAGTAATGCAATGACTGAAAAAGGGCTTTTCCCGGTGAATGAATCCGGCTGTCCATCCGGGCCCCAATGGGTCGGAATAAGCTCCGGCATGGCGCCGTATTGGGTTGCTGTATAGCCGATTAAACCCAGAGTAATAGGGATAGGCAATGCGAACATGAGGGAAGGAAGCATTTCATCGTTGGAGCGGCTCGTCAAGTCTGCGACTCGCACCTTTTTAAGATTGCTTCCCCAATTATTCTCACGCTTTCTTTTCATCGTCTTAATATGAAAGTACAAGTAAAGAGCCATGCTGATCAGAAGAATTACGAATTGAAGGACTAATCCGGTGAAGACAAGACGATCCTCTTGCATTCCGACTCCCCAATTCATGTAAGCAAGCATTCCTGCGATACCAATAAAGAATATCGTTGCCGAATAGGTTTTCTTATAGTTTGCGAGAGCTTTGTCATCTGTATGCCCTTCAGGAATTGTAACTCCGAAAACAATCGTTTTCTTTAAAAGGAAGGGGATAGCCGCCTGCATGACGGTCAAAAATAAAATGATTGTCAAAAATAAAGTGAGTACCATTGTTCATCCCTCCGTAATTTCCGAAATGATTGAAGAGGCGACTGATAAAATTTGTTCCTTGTCCATGCCGTACACGATCGATTCTGCAATGAGCGGCTTCATATGCAGTTTAATGAGTTCCAATTGCATCTCGCTTGGGCCTTTTGTGGATATTGCATTAATGACGGCGCCTGACTTCGGTATGATTTCTATTATGTTTTTCTTCTCCAGCTCATGATAGGCTTTGTTCACTGTATGCATATTGACACCAAGATCCGCTGCGAGAGAGCGGACGGAAGGCAATGCCTCGGAAGCCTTCAATCTTCCCGTGGCAATCAATTCAATCAATTGATTTGCCAATTGGGTATATATCGGTATTTCTGATGTAGGTTCGATTTGAATGAACATCTTATACCCTCCATTCTGTTCTAATGTTATTATAACAGCTGCCGCTAATTAAATATACCCCCAACAAAGAAAAGCCCCTGAACAAATTGTTCAGGGGGTTGTAGCTTCCAATTCACCTACTGTGACGAAATTATAGCCTTCGGTTTTCAAATACGTAAGTACCGCATCGAGCCCATCGGCAGTCGACTGATGGATGTCATGCATTAATATGATGCTTCCATCTTTCACATGATCTTTGACGACTTGAAGAATTCTTGCAGAGTCGCGATACTTCCAATCGAGAGTGTCCACATCCCATAATACGATTGGTAATCCGGTTATATTATGGATCGCGTCATTGACGGCTCCATATGGAGGCCTGAAAGATTCGACTTTTTGGCCGGTCACCTCTTCAATGATCACGGAAGTCTTCTCAATCTCTTTAGTGATGCGCTCCGGTCCTAATTTCGTCAAATCCGCATGTGTCCAAGTATGGTTGCCCAATTCATGGCCCGCTTCCTTCACTTCATTGACGATGTCCGAGTAATATTCAACACGGCTGCCGAGCATGAAGAAGGTGGCTTTTGCATCATGCTTTTGGAGTGTCTCCAAAATTTGTCTCGTCACTTTTGGATCCGGTCCATCATCAAATGTCAAAGCAACTCTTTTCCGGACGGTTTCGACCGGTGGAGATGTTTCGGATTCATCATCGTCTTTTGCATCCAAATTAGCCGAAGCCTCATCAGAATTCCCAGCGCCTTTTTCTTCGGTTGACACTTCTTCTGAATCCTTGTCGACTATTTCCAACTCATCTTCTTTAACTTTCGGCTTGAATGTTACAGTGAGCAGTTTTTGAATATGCTCGATAGAAACAGATACGATTGGCGGTCCTACTAAGCTATCGGCGATTGTGTCTTCGTCGAAGTAAATAATAAGCGCATCGTCAGTGATGGCAAAATTCCTGTAGTTCATCCACCTTGGTTCTGTGAATTTTTCCATATCCTGTTCGAAAAGATGACCTTTCAACGCTTTATCCATATGAATCGAGCCACGGACTAAAGACGATAGAGTCTGTAAACGATTGGCATCACCTTCAAACAAGTCTCTGATGGAAAAGCTTTCACCCGTTTCAGGATTCAAGTGGAATGAACGAATTTCTGTCTTTCCATGGGGGGCATCACTAAAACTGCTGCTGTTTACAAGAACAAAGGAATAGTAGCCAGAAGCATGCAGCAACGTTTCATAGGAGATATTCAATTCTCCTGTTGTATTTTTATCGAGCTTTTTTTTCTCTATCATCATTTCCGTATATTTGGACTGGGCTTCAGTAATATAGTTTTTAACTTCAGTATTGAAATTAGTATGTATGCTTTGCGGATATTGGATAGCAAAAGGAGCGTTTTTATCGTTTGATGTTTTTGTAATGATTTTGATCCCCGGATAGTTTGAATCTATTTGTTCCGTTTCGGTTGGGACCCCGGTGGATCCATTTCGATCGGGCTGGGAAGCAGTAGGACCATGTTCCGTTGTGAAAACTAGAAAGATGGCGCTTAGTGTCAATAAGACGATTGCAATGGAAAAAGTGATGTCGATCCATACAGAACGTGATTTGTAACTCTTTCTTTTCATGTTGCGCGGCTCCCTTATCATTTTGTCAGTCAGAAATCTAGCAAACTTCCTGTTTAATCTCTCTGTAAAGTTAGACGGAGCAACTCCTTAAATAGTTTCGAAAAATAAGGAAAAATGTCGATTCTTTTATACTATAAGTATACAACATATTTGCCTAGTATTGGGATGGGTAAATAAGAACTAATGAAATAATGTCTGCATAAAAAAGATCGAGGAAAACTGCTTTTTCGCAACGCGATTTTATGTTATACTGTCAAATGCCCGGATCTTGCAAATGCGGGCAAGCAGTGAGTGTTTACAATCGAATATTGTTAAACCGATCAAGCTGTTATTTCTACTGCAAAGAAAACAAACAGAAGGTGGTCGAAGAAATGGAAACAGGAGCATATCGGGTATTGTTGTACTACAAATATGTACACATCGAAGACCCAGAAACATTTGCTGCCGAACATTTGGCTTTTTGTAAGGAACTCGGATTAAAAGGCCGTATACTAGTCGGCGAGGAAGGCATCAACGGTACATGTTCTGGAACTGTAGAACAGACGGATGCTTATATGGAGAAGATGCATAGCGATGAACGTTTCAAAGATCTCTGGTTTAAGATTGATGAAACCGATGGACATGC
The genomic region above belongs to Sporosarcina sp. Marseille-Q4943 and contains:
- a CDS encoding M3 family oligoendopeptidase; translation: MLTFEEFQYKRPEMESIKQEFNSLLEQFRSAGSFEDQNVVIEKLNAIGSNYSTQSNLMYIRSSIDTNDDFYQTEREYFDEIGPEFQELGTAFYKELVKTPFRKELEEKWGTQLFALADNAIKSFSPEVLPLLQQENKLTSEYAKLVASAQIEFDGKTLTLAQLGPYAESTDRGVRKSAMEASYSFYAENGDTFDRIYDDLVKVRHEIATKLGFKNFVELGYARMNRIGYDAAMVENFRDQVRDYIVPLATKLYERQAERIGVEKLKFYDQSLNFLSGNATPKGSPEWIIENGKRMYAELSPETDEFFKYMTEKHLLDLEAKKGKEAGGYCTFIDDYDSPFIFSNFNGTSGDIDVLTHEAGHAFQVYCSRNIGIPEYVWPTHEGAEIHSMSMEFFTWPWMELFFEEDTEKYKFAHLSSGLLFLPYGVAVDEFQHAIYEKPEMTPEERKAEWKRIEKTYLPMRDYDGNPYLETGSVWQRQSHIYEVPFYYIDYTLAQICAFQFWKRSFEDRDAAWKDYLHLCKLGGSKPFTELVKEASLISPFEDGCVESVVGTIEAWLNSVDDKAL
- a CDS encoding DUF6509 family protein; protein product: MEIIEYSMIELIDPTGILTGSRYEFRIYVQFDEEDELYDDKGTGIRVIYAVDGGERKVASYHLFERATDKVIEFDLEDDEIAQLAAFCEEHLEEE
- a CDS encoding NAD(P)/FAD-dependent oxidoreductase, with the protein product MSNEIVDITIIGGGPTGLFASFYAGMREMSVKIIDSLPQLGGQLIELYPDKYIYDVGGFPKILAKDLVANLVTQAHYSKPEIHLGETAISATREGDHFILQTDKGAHLTRTILLTAGIGAFQPRKIGLAEEAAFEGKTLHYGIKDLSLFKGKDVLVCGGGDSAVDWALMLEDIASNVSLVHRRERFTAHETSVNQLMSSKVNVLTSRSIKSIVGEEGIVKEVVIAQKDGSEEALHVDHVIVNYGNISSLGAIKEWGLEMDRNSIVVNSRMETNIEGIYAAGDVTTYDGKVKLIAVGLGEAPTAVNHAKAFIDPKARLQPLHSTSVFN
- a CDS encoding DUF1648 domain-containing protein, whose protein sequence is MVLTLFLTIILFLTVMQAAIPFLLKKTIVFGVTIPEGHTDDKALANYKKTYSATIFFIGIAGMLAYMNWGVGMQEDRLVFTGLVLQFVILLISMALYLYFHIKTMKRKRENNWGSNLKKVRVADLTSRSNDEMLPSLMFALPIPITLGLIGYTATQYGAMPELIPTHWGPDGQPDSFTGKSPFSVIALLLTLLIMQGMMLAINASTKKSGVKLNAAKRTTSRIQQLSFRKYTSWLLFLTSVSLTVLFGFFQLTSIHGNIGGPILMMAMPLGFLFIILVATAVYAFKVGQGGSRIQLEIDEDPIPGVTDSDDDAYWKAGVFYVNKNDPSIFVEKRFGVGWTLNFGNPIGYLIIIGPLLVIFAITFFL
- a CDS encoding GntR family transcriptional regulator; translation: MFIQIEPTSEIPIYTQLANQLIELIATGRLKASEALPSVRSLAADLGVNMHTVNKAYHELEKKNIIEIIPKSGAVINAISTKGPSEMQLELIKLHMKPLIAESIVYGMDKEQILSVASSIISEITEG
- a CDS encoding polysaccharide deacetylase family protein, with protein sequence MKRKSYKSRSVWIDITFSIAIVLLTLSAIFLVFTTEHGPTASQPDRNGSTGVPTETEQIDSNYPGIKIITKTSNDKNAPFAIQYPQSIHTNFNTEVKNYITEAQSKYTEMMIEKKKLDKNTTGELNISYETLLHASGYYSFVLVNSSSFSDAPHGKTEIRSFHLNPETGESFSIRDLFEGDANRLQTLSSLVRGSIHMDKALKGHLFEQDMEKFTEPRWMNYRNFAITDDALIIYFDEDTIADSLVGPPIVSVSIEHIQKLLTVTFKPKVKEDELEIVDKDSEEVSTEEKGAGNSDEASANLDAKDDDESETSPPVETVRKRVALTFDDGPDPKVTRQILETLQKHDAKATFFMLGSRVEYYSDIVNEVKEAGHELGNHTWTHADLTKLGPERITKEIEKTSVIIEEVTGQKVESFRPPYGAVNDAIHNITGLPIVLWDVDTLDWKYRDSARILQVVKDHVKDGSIILMHDIHQSTADGLDAVLTYLKTEGYNFVTVGELEATTP